In a genomic window of Paramicrobacterium chengjingii:
- a CDS encoding CPBP family intramembrane glutamic endopeptidase — MTASQPTASPQRHAQPPVRSGNIRAFVGRHPLLGFFVLANVLSWAAWTPYILSNNGLGVWDYSFPEWLGTAQFSGVLPGAYLGPIASALLITALADGRSGLRAWAKRLWKWRVSVRWYIITIVGVPAAIIASALVFSGGQIQAPSLLVLAALVPGLILQMVTTGLAEEPGWRDFALPRLQARFSPMKASFILGPLWALWHMPLFLSDWGGWPDAAWWRPLEFAAFCITFNIVMTWVFNRTGQSLPLSMLMHVSVNNFVSIAWSDMFPMLDVSLAQTSLLFGSTIAAIAIVAATRGRLGYVVPRASATAASGALRG; from the coding sequence GTGACTGCCTCTCAGCCCACTGCTTCCCCTCAACGACATGCACAGCCGCCGGTTCGCTCCGGCAACATCAGAGCGTTTGTCGGCCGGCATCCGTTGCTCGGCTTCTTCGTGCTCGCCAACGTGCTCAGCTGGGCAGCCTGGACGCCGTACATTCTGTCGAACAACGGGCTCGGAGTCTGGGACTACTCGTTTCCCGAGTGGCTCGGCACCGCCCAGTTCTCGGGTGTGCTCCCCGGTGCCTACCTCGGGCCGATCGCGTCGGCGCTGCTCATCACCGCGCTCGCCGACGGCCGCTCCGGCCTGCGCGCCTGGGCAAAGCGCCTCTGGAAGTGGCGCGTGAGCGTCCGTTGGTACATCATCACGATCGTCGGTGTTCCGGCCGCGATCATCGCGTCGGCGCTCGTATTCTCCGGTGGTCAGATCCAGGCGCCGTCTCTTCTCGTGCTCGCAGCGCTCGTGCCAGGACTCATTCTTCAGATGGTGACGACCGGCCTCGCCGAGGAGCCGGGCTGGCGCGACTTTGCCCTGCCCCGTCTGCAGGCGCGGTTCAGCCCGATGAAGGCGTCGTTCATTCTCGGGCCGCTATGGGCGCTGTGGCACATGCCGCTGTTTCTCAGCGACTGGGGCGGCTGGCCGGATGCAGCCTGGTGGCGGCCGCTCGAGTTCGCGGCATTTTGCATCACGTTCAATATCGTCATGACGTGGGTGTTCAACCGAACAGGACAGAGCCTCCCGCTGTCAATGCTCATGCACGTGAGCGTCAACAACTTCGTCTCGATCGCGTGGAGCGACATGTTCCCCATGCTCGATGTCTCGCTCGCGCAGACCTCACTGCTATTCGGTTCCACGATCGCGGCCATAGCAATCGTGGCGGCGACGCGTGGCCGACTCGGGTACGTGGTTCCGCGCGCGTCGGCCACTGCAGCATCCGGAGCTCTGCGAGGTTGA
- a CDS encoding PIG-L family deacetylase — protein sequence MMAAQGGAATGANEVDGTRTRRGSVLDGVTHVLFVHAHPDDETLATGALLSELVDTGMAVTLVTCTRGERGEVVAGPHAHLEGTPEFAAHREGELAGALAELGVSRHVWLGTPPARAAHLDPRRYEDSGMRWIREGLAGPSDDASLAAFTSAGVDEEVADLLALIDADAALGTATSRPGFIVSYNEIGGYGHPDHVRAREVAQTAARARGIRIAEIFHENPDAAGQPGGSRDDAASSSTWFELGHRLDQVKRALAHHASQVTVDGDDVVHSGGQRTPIATSVGLRVTR from the coding sequence ATGATGGCGGCGCAGGGCGGCGCAGCAACCGGTGCCAACGAGGTTGACGGCACGCGGACTCGGCGCGGTAGCGTGCTTGACGGCGTCACCCATGTGCTGTTCGTGCACGCGCATCCCGACGACGAGACTCTCGCGACGGGCGCTCTGCTGTCTGAGCTCGTCGACACAGGCATGGCGGTCACCCTCGTCACCTGCACGCGCGGCGAGCGCGGCGAAGTCGTGGCCGGCCCGCACGCACATCTCGAGGGCACCCCGGAGTTCGCCGCGCACCGTGAAGGCGAACTCGCCGGTGCGCTCGCTGAACTCGGCGTCTCCCGACATGTCTGGCTCGGCACTCCGCCCGCCCGCGCCGCGCACCTCGATCCGCGGCGCTACGAGGACTCCGGCATGCGCTGGATTCGCGAGGGCCTGGCCGGCCCGTCAGACGATGCGTCGCTCGCGGCATTCACCTCCGCAGGCGTCGACGAAGAGGTGGCCGATCTGCTCGCGCTGATCGATGCGGATGCCGCGCTTGGCACTGCCACTTCGCGACCCGGCTTCATCGTCAGCTACAACGAGATCGGCGGCTACGGGCATCCCGACCACGTGCGCGCACGAGAGGTAGCCCAGACGGCGGCGCGGGCGCGCGGCATCCGGATTGCCGAGATCTTTCACGAGAATCCGGATGCTGCAGGGCAGCCTGGCGGAAGCCGCGACGACGCGGCTTCGTCGTCGACGTGGTTCGAGCTGGGGCATCGGCTCGACCAGGTGAAGCGTGCACTTGCTCACCACGCCTCGCAGGTGACCGTCGACGGAGACGACGTTGTGCACTCCGGCGGGCAGCGCACCCCGATCGCGACGTCGGTGGGCCTGCGTGTCACGCGTTGA
- a CDS encoding glycosyltransferase: protein MPLRLALVSLHTSPNDDPGTGDVGGMNVAVRHTALALAALGHNVDVLTRRSSPATPDAVEIAPRVTLRQLHAGPEERRVKGDHEEYIAEFGDAMRHLGPYDVIHSHHWFSGMAALELAQHHGIPHVQSFHSIAAAHATPLSEGERPESPGRLAGEELLAQQSDAIITVSDAERETVVSRLGADPARVATVCPGVDAAQFSPNKSPDAATGDAGYLLAAARLEPLKGLDLAIETLAELPKSGRPDLIVSGGATTGFDDYPAELRALAERLGVGDRVHFIGPQSREALADLLRGARIALVPSHSETFGLIALEAQSCATPVVASDAGGLREAVVDGQTGILVPVREPSAWAGTISALLRDSERCAQLGAAGRERALGFTWERTAQGTVDVYERLLGRPA, encoded by the coding sequence ATGCCCCTTCGCCTCGCCCTCGTCAGCCTGCACACGTCGCCCAACGACGATCCGGGCACAGGCGACGTCGGCGGCATGAACGTCGCGGTGCGCCATACCGCCCTCGCACTCGCGGCGTTGGGCCACAACGTCGATGTGCTCACACGTCGCTCATCGCCAGCCACCCCGGATGCCGTCGAGATCGCGCCGCGCGTGACACTTCGCCAACTGCACGCCGGCCCGGAGGAGCGCCGCGTCAAGGGCGACCACGAGGAGTACATCGCCGAGTTCGGCGACGCCATGCGCCACCTTGGCCCTTACGACGTCATCCACTCGCACCACTGGTTCAGCGGTATGGCCGCCCTCGAGCTCGCGCAGCACCACGGCATCCCTCACGTTCAGAGCTTCCACTCGATCGCCGCAGCCCACGCCACCCCGCTGTCGGAGGGGGAGCGGCCTGAATCTCCGGGGCGCCTTGCCGGCGAAGAGCTCCTCGCTCAGCAGTCCGATGCCATCATCACCGTGAGCGACGCCGAGCGCGAGACCGTCGTGTCACGCCTTGGCGCCGACCCCGCGCGCGTTGCCACTGTCTGCCCCGGCGTCGACGCTGCGCAGTTCAGCCCGAACAAATCACCGGATGCCGCGACAGGCGACGCCGGCTACCTGCTCGCCGCCGCGCGGCTTGAACCGCTCAAGGGCCTCGACCTCGCGATCGAGACGCTCGCAGAGCTGCCGAAGTCGGGCCGCCCCGATCTCATCGTTTCTGGCGGGGCGACGACGGGATTCGACGACTACCCCGCCGAGCTGCGTGCGCTTGCCGAGCGGCTCGGCGTTGGTGATCGCGTGCACTTCATCGGGCCGCAGTCGCGCGAGGCGCTCGCCGATCTGCTGCGGGGCGCGCGCATCGCCCTCGTGCCATCGCACTCCGAGACGTTCGGACTCATCGCTCTCGAGGCTCAGTCGTGCGCGACACCCGTTGTCGCATCGGATGCCGGAGGTCTGCGTGAGGCCGTCGTCGACGGTCAGACGGGCATTCTCGTGCCTGTGCGGGAACCCAGCGCGTGGGCGGGAACCATCTCCGCACTTCTGCGCGACTCGGAGCGCTGCGCCCAGCTCGGGGCAGCGGGACGCGAGCGGGCTCTCGGCTTCACATGGGAGCGCACGGCGCAGGGCACCGTCGACGTGTATGAACGGCTTCTGGGACGGCCGGCATGA
- a CDS encoding TfoX/Sxy family protein translates to MAPDRRIAEFYRDQLAELGDITITRMFGGWGLRLHGEFLGVVIDDVLYLKVEPFALDTMMAQGGHTFTYTRPSGKRVTIDKWCSVPDEYLDNAASLTEFVRNMTGVL, encoded by the coding sequence ATGGCACCAGACCGCCGCATTGCCGAGTTCTACCGCGATCAGCTCGCCGAGTTGGGCGACATCACCATCACGCGCATGTTCGGCGGCTGGGGTCTGCGACTGCACGGCGAGTTTCTCGGCGTTGTCATCGACGATGTGCTCTATCTCAAGGTTGAGCCGTTCGCCCTAGACACGATGATGGCGCAGGGCGGCCACACGTTCACCTACACCCGCCCCAGCGGCAAACGCGTCACGATCGATAAGTGGTGCTCGGTGCCCGACGAGTACCTCGATAACGCGGCATCCCTCACCGAGTTCGTGCGCAACATGACGGGTGTGCTCTGA
- a CDS encoding N-acetylmannosamine-6-phosphate 2-epimerase, giving the protein MTTIERLRGGLIVSCQAYPGEPMRHSETMAQIAASAAGGGATGIRAQGIDDIRLVRERTGLQLPLIGLWKDGSDDVFITPTLRHAIAVAEAGADIVALDGTRRERPDGLSLAETIARLRDAANALVMADCGSVDDGLAAADAGADVVGTTLCGYTGERPRRHGPDLEVLAELSSRLEVPVIAEGRIHSFQDAVACCDAGAFAVCVGTAITHPASITRWFAEALSEVNR; this is encoded by the coding sequence ATGACCACCATCGAGCGGTTGCGTGGCGGGCTCATCGTCTCGTGTCAGGCTTACCCTGGCGAGCCGATGCGCCACTCCGAGACGATGGCGCAGATCGCCGCGTCCGCAGCCGGAGGCGGTGCCACGGGCATTCGTGCGCAGGGCATCGATGACATTCGGCTGGTGCGCGAGCGAACCGGGCTGCAGCTTCCACTGATCGGACTCTGGAAAGACGGATCGGACGACGTCTTCATCACTCCGACACTGAGGCACGCGATCGCAGTGGCTGAGGCGGGTGCCGACATTGTGGCGCTTGACGGCACTCGACGAGAGCGGCCCGACGGACTGAGTCTCGCTGAGACGATCGCGCGGCTGCGCGATGCTGCGAATGCCCTGGTGATGGCCGACTGCGGCTCGGTTGACGACGGCCTCGCTGCGGCGGATGCGGGTGCCGACGTGGTCGGAACGACGTTGTGTGGGTACACCGGTGAGAGGCCCAGAAGGCACGGTCCCGACCTCGAAGTGCTTGCCGAGTTGAGTTCTCGGCTTGAGGTGCCGGTCATCGCTGAGGGGCGCATCCATTCATTTCAGGATGCTGTCGCGTGCTGCGACGCGGGTGCGTTCGCCGTGTGTGTCGGCACAGCGATCACGCATCCCGCGTCGATCACGCGCTGGTTTGCCGAGGCACTTTCTGAGGTGAACCGCTGA
- a CDS encoding dihydrodipicolinate synthase family protein, with translation MTTTFSGVIPPVITPLADSGELDLDSLESLVKHLIDGGVNGLFVLGSSGEVAFLTDADRQRVVETAVRVAAGRVPVLAGVNETSTPRVIQQVRLVESGGADAIVATAPFYVLPNADEIDQHFRLVAASTDLPLLAYDVPVRVRTKLDIAMLVRLGTEGVIVGVKDSSGDDVGFRRLVLANRAAGSPLSLLTGHEVVADGALLAGADGVVPGLGNVDPHGYAQLVAAAQRGDWAEAKRMQDRLTELFEIVFQASGVSGEAGGVGAFKEALTHQGVIASGRMSPPIPRLEADVVSRITAIVDASQSDDSSIDAVRINDGV, from the coding sequence GTGACCACCACTTTCTCAGGGGTCATTCCGCCTGTCATCACCCCGCTCGCGGATTCCGGAGAGCTTGATCTCGACTCGCTCGAGTCGCTCGTGAAGCACCTCATCGATGGAGGCGTGAACGGGCTGTTCGTGTTGGGTTCGTCGGGCGAAGTGGCATTTCTTACGGATGCCGACAGGCAGCGCGTCGTCGAGACCGCCGTGCGCGTCGCTGCTGGCCGTGTGCCCGTGCTTGCCGGGGTGAACGAGACGTCGACGCCGCGCGTCATCCAGCAAGTGCGCCTCGTCGAGTCAGGGGGAGCTGACGCTATCGTCGCGACAGCGCCGTTCTATGTGCTGCCGAATGCTGACGAGATCGATCAGCATTTTCGGCTTGTCGCGGCATCCACTGATCTGCCTCTTCTTGCATATGATGTGCCGGTTCGGGTGCGGACAAAGCTCGACATCGCGATGCTAGTGCGCCTCGGCACCGAGGGCGTCATCGTCGGCGTCAAAGACTCCAGCGGTGACGACGTGGGTTTTCGTCGACTCGTGCTCGCCAACCGTGCGGCGGGCAGTCCGCTCTCACTGCTCACGGGCCACGAAGTTGTCGCGGACGGTGCGCTTCTCGCCGGAGCGGACGGCGTCGTGCCGGGGCTCGGCAATGTCGACCCGCACGGGTATGCGCAGCTCGTCGCTGCAGCTCAACGCGGTGACTGGGCCGAGGCGAAGCGTATGCAAGATCGTCTAACCGAGCTCTTCGAAATCGTGTTTCAGGCCAGCGGGGTGAGCGGCGAAGCTGGCGGCGTCGGAGCGTTCAAAGAGGCCCTAACCCACCAGGGAGTTATCGCATCGGGCCGCATGTCACCGCCGATCCCGCGTCTTGAAGCCGACGTGGTGTCTCGTATCACGGCGATTGTGGATGCGTCGCAGAGCGACGATTCCAGCATCGACGCTGTGCGGATCAATGACGGTGTGTGA
- a CDS encoding Gfo/Idh/MocA family protein, with translation MSEIRYGIVGAGYFGRALGTAVNSLPGARVTSVFDPENGARLAEDLAPTNVESVEKLCAADDVDAVIVASPNWTHIDPVLLAAENGKDVFCEKPIALSYSDCARMVDSAREAGVHFMAGHVMNFMSGVRRSKKLIADGIIGDVIFCRAIRNGWEEPQKEVTWKKRRSLSGGHLYHHIHELDFVQSIMGPATRATMVGGNVAHSGPEFGDEDDMLVISLEFGNNTYAAIEYGSAFRWPEHYVLIQGTQGAIRIDLQQTGVTVRAGENSESFLLHRNQEEDDQRTEIYNSTSMDGAIMYGKPSLTPPLWLRGIVEEEMAYFHGLMQGNSPTEEFAALSDGSAATATIATADALSRSLTEDRKVDVREIVSEQEVAVRSFSPTSAAKH, from the coding sequence ATGTCAGAAATACGTTATGGAATCGTCGGCGCTGGCTATTTCGGTCGGGCGCTTGGCACTGCGGTCAACTCATTGCCAGGCGCGCGCGTGACGTCGGTCTTTGACCCGGAAAACGGTGCGAGGCTTGCTGAAGATCTCGCACCAACGAATGTCGAATCCGTTGAGAAGCTCTGTGCGGCTGATGATGTGGATGCTGTGATTGTGGCATCACCGAACTGGACGCACATTGACCCAGTGCTTCTAGCCGCAGAGAACGGCAAAGATGTGTTCTGCGAGAAACCAATCGCGCTGAGCTACTCAGACTGCGCGCGGATGGTGGATAGCGCTCGTGAAGCGGGCGTTCATTTCATGGCAGGTCACGTGATGAACTTCATGAGCGGCGTCAGGCGGTCGAAGAAGCTCATCGCAGACGGCATTATCGGTGACGTGATCTTCTGCCGCGCCATCCGCAACGGGTGGGAAGAACCCCAGAAGGAAGTCACGTGGAAGAAACGTCGTTCTCTGTCGGGCGGTCATCTCTACCATCACATCCATGAGCTCGACTTCGTGCAGTCGATCATGGGCCCAGCAACGCGCGCCACGATGGTCGGCGGCAACGTTGCGCACTCGGGGCCAGAGTTTGGGGATGAAGACGACATGCTCGTCATTTCGCTCGAATTTGGCAACAACACGTATGCAGCCATCGAGTACGGGTCTGCCTTCCGCTGGCCCGAGCACTATGTCTTGATCCAGGGGACTCAGGGTGCGATTCGTATCGATCTCCAACAGACAGGAGTCACCGTGCGAGCGGGCGAGAACTCCGAGAGCTTCCTGCTGCACCGAAACCAGGAAGAGGACGACCAGCGAACGGAGATTTACAACAGCACGTCCATGGACGGTGCGATCATGTACGGTAAGCCATCGCTCACCCCTCCGCTGTGGCTGCGAGGCATCGTCGAGGAAGAGATGGCGTACTTCCATGGGCTGATGCAGGGTAACTCTCCGACAGAAGAGTTTGCGGCGCTCTCTGACGGGTCGGCGGCCACGGCCACGATTGCAACTGCCGATGCCTTGTCTCGGTCGCTCACGGAAGACCGCAAGGTTGACGTCCGAGAGATCGTGTCTGAGCAAGAAGTCGCAGTGCGTTCTTTCTCGCCTACATCCGCCGCAAAGCACTGA
- a CDS encoding carbohydrate ABC transporter permease, whose amino-acid sequence MSGVSQRVRSLTLPYAFLVVMAVLSAFPLVWIIISSVKPASELASDPLSFFPSEVTFAHYGKVLFELGALRNLGNSVIIALATTVLTIAASTTGAYGIVRFFPRVGQKLTQLLISTYMFPPILLAVPYSVIMVSVGLANTYVGLVLVYLSFSIPYAIWMLTAFYQTVPLEIEEAAQVDGAGKFRIFLTVASPIVLPGIVATAIYTFINSFNEFLYALLFINSSDKMPISVALYSLSGSEVLDWGAMMAACVVIVVPSVVFFLLIQRHIAAGLSEGSVK is encoded by the coding sequence ATGAGCGGGGTCAGCCAGCGGGTTCGTTCACTGACGCTTCCCTATGCATTTCTCGTTGTCATGGCCGTGCTCTCGGCTTTCCCGCTGGTGTGGATAATTATCTCCTCGGTGAAGCCTGCTTCCGAGTTGGCGTCCGATCCACTCTCGTTCTTTCCGAGCGAGGTGACATTCGCGCACTACGGAAAGGTGCTTTTCGAACTCGGTGCATTGAGAAACCTGGGGAACAGCGTGATCATCGCGCTCGCCACGACAGTGCTGACCATCGCTGCGAGTACGACGGGCGCGTACGGAATCGTTCGGTTCTTTCCGCGCGTTGGTCAGAAGCTCACGCAGCTGTTGATCAGCACGTACATGTTTCCGCCAATTCTTCTTGCGGTTCCATATTCGGTGATCATGGTGTCTGTGGGCCTGGCCAACACATACGTCGGACTCGTGCTCGTATATCTCTCGTTCTCAATTCCCTACGCAATCTGGATGCTGACGGCGTTCTATCAGACAGTTCCGCTCGAGATCGAGGAGGCCGCTCAAGTCGACGGCGCCGGAAAGTTCCGCATCTTTCTGACCGTGGCATCGCCGATTGTGTTGCCTGGAATCGTTGCGACGGCAATCTATACGTTTATTAACTCGTTCAACGAATTCCTCTACGCGCTTCTCTTTATCAATTCATCGGACAAGATGCCAATCTCGGTTGCTCTGTATTCGCTGAGCGGTTCTGAAGTACTGGATTGGGGCGCAATGATGGCCGCCTGTGTGGTCATCGTGGTTCCCTCCGTTGTGTTCTTCCTTCTGATCCAGCGGCACATAGCCGCCGGACTTTCCGAAGGTTCAGTCAAATAA
- a CDS encoding carbohydrate ABC transporter permease → MTESQRSAGTRPQVSIRARKDRVSKYLFIAPAIVVVLALLVYPVGSSVFLAFTDKHLLRQTFEFVGFDNFAFVLSSPDFWSAFSTSIGWTIGSIIGQLVIGFLAALALERIPRMTGLFRVLLIIPWAFPPIVIGFAWKWILNDVYGFFPNLLTTLGLSDENISLLGTSHTAFWVVLVINIWFGTPLFMVNILAALKTVPRDQQEAARMDGAGSVKRFRFITIPHVKKVVGLLLVLRTIWVFNNFELVFLLTGGGPAGSTTTLPIYAYRTGWGLYQLGLASTITVLLLAFLLLVGTFAFKLINRWESEDAR, encoded by the coding sequence ATGACCGAGAGTCAACGGAGCGCAGGTACGCGACCTCAGGTGAGCATTCGCGCGCGCAAAGATCGCGTGTCTAAGTACCTCTTCATCGCGCCGGCAATTGTCGTCGTGCTCGCCCTTCTCGTGTACCCCGTTGGTTCAAGTGTTTTCCTCGCCTTCACTGACAAGCACCTCCTTAGGCAGACGTTCGAGTTTGTCGGCTTCGACAATTTCGCCTTCGTCCTGAGCAGCCCCGACTTCTGGTCTGCGTTCTCGACATCGATCGGCTGGACAATTGGTTCGATTATCGGGCAGTTGGTCATCGGATTTCTCGCAGCGCTTGCGCTGGAGCGAATTCCTCGGATGACGGGCCTGTTCAGAGTGCTGCTGATCATTCCGTGGGCCTTCCCGCCCATCGTGATCGGGTTCGCATGGAAATGGATTCTGAACGATGTCTACGGATTCTTCCCGAACCTCTTGACCACACTGGGACTGAGCGACGAAAACATCAGCCTCCTCGGAACATCGCACACCGCCTTCTGGGTGGTTCTGGTCATCAATATTTGGTTCGGGACACCGCTCTTCATGGTCAATATCCTTGCTGCACTGAAGACTGTTCCGCGCGACCAGCAAGAGGCTGCTCGCATGGACGGCGCAGGCAGCGTGAAGCGATTCCGTTTCATCACGATTCCGCATGTCAAGAAAGTCGTCGGTCTTCTGCTGGTACTGCGCACAATCTGGGTTTTCAACAACTTCGAGCTTGTGTTTCTCCTCACCGGAGGAGGACCAGCTGGAAGTACCACGACACTGCCAATCTACGCGTATCGCACGGGCTGGGGTCTCTATCAACTGGGATTGGCCTCGACAATCACTGTTCTGCTGCTGGCATTCCTGCTTCTTGTCGGAACGTTTGCCTTCAAGCTGATCAACCGGTGGGAAAGCGAGGATGCACGATGA
- a CDS encoding ABC transporter substrate-binding protein: MVQRRTSANRRHRRRILAPAMMGVAALALTACSGGADLKGSEGTMSGDVVFWSSFTQGPRAEYMEEMAKKFEKDHPGVNIKIETFSWNEFNTKWTTGLSTGAVPDASTALPNQVVQMINVDALAPVDDVIDDIGRDRFYESALSEGAAGGKNYSVPIYTHAQVMWYRKDLLAQAGIEVPTTWDELRSAAEKLSTDGVYGLSVPFGSNDVLATRYLNFYMQSAGENLIDDSGRANLTSKAAIDGISYWTDLYKDVSPKGSSNYNVLDQATLFYQGKTAIDFNSGFHISGVEGASPDLVDDIAAAPLPRMHESDPVYGGETSNTPIVVWKASSKRAAAKEFVKTLYNDDDYIRFLHSVPGGMLPALKDIESNEAYLDDEVLEEFSSSVDVIADAVPLGSAMGMENGPQVQAGLLTNQAVIEDMFQDIALNGVPVKEAAQQAEDKLNRLFETAGVTFE; encoded by the coding sequence GTGGTTCAGCGACGCACCAGCGCAAACCGTCGACATCGGCGTCGAATTCTCGCGCCAGCAATGATGGGAGTTGCCGCTCTCGCGCTCACGGCGTGTTCTGGAGGTGCGGACCTCAAGGGCAGCGAGGGAACGATGTCTGGCGATGTCGTGTTCTGGTCGAGTTTCACTCAAGGACCCCGTGCGGAGTACATGGAAGAGATGGCCAAGAAATTCGAGAAGGACCATCCTGGCGTCAATATCAAGATCGAGACATTTAGCTGGAACGAGTTCAACACAAAATGGACGACCGGTCTCTCGACGGGAGCTGTGCCAGATGCCAGCACTGCACTTCCGAATCAGGTCGTGCAGATGATCAACGTGGATGCTCTTGCACCCGTTGACGACGTGATCGACGATATCGGTCGCGACAGGTTCTATGAATCCGCTCTGAGTGAGGGCGCAGCGGGCGGCAAAAACTACTCGGTGCCGATATACACGCACGCGCAGGTGATGTGGTACCGCAAAGACCTCCTTGCACAGGCCGGTATCGAGGTGCCGACGACCTGGGACGAACTTCGAAGCGCCGCTGAGAAGCTCTCGACCGATGGTGTCTACGGGCTGTCAGTGCCATTCGGATCAAACGATGTGCTGGCAACGCGCTATCTCAATTTCTACATGCAGTCCGCGGGGGAGAATTTGATCGACGATTCGGGACGCGCGAATCTCACCTCCAAGGCCGCGATCGATGGAATTTCGTACTGGACAGACCTTTATAAGGATGTGTCGCCGAAGGGGAGTAGCAACTACAACGTGCTTGACCAAGCCACACTGTTCTACCAAGGCAAGACCGCGATCGACTTCAACTCTGGATTCCACATCAGCGGGGTGGAGGGCGCTTCGCCCGATTTAGTAGACGATATTGCGGCGGCGCCACTCCCTCGCATGCACGAATCGGATCCGGTTTATGGCGGCGAGACGTCGAATACGCCGATCGTCGTCTGGAAGGCGAGCAGTAAGCGCGCGGCTGCGAAGGAGTTCGTCAAAACGCTTTACAACGATGACGATTACATCCGCTTCCTCCACTCCGTCCCCGGCGGGATGTTGCCTGCACTCAAGGACATCGAGTCCAATGAGGCATACCTCGACGACGAGGTTCTCGAGGAGTTCTCGAGCAGCGTCGACGTTATCGCAGACGCAGTACCGCTTGGTTCTGCAATGGGCATGGAGAACGGACCGCAGGTGCAGGCCGGCCTGTTGACGAACCAGGCGGTAATCGAGGACATGTTCCAGGACATTGCGCTCAACGGTGTTCCCGTCAAAGAGGCGGCGCAACAGGCGGAAGACAAACTCAATCGCCTGTTTGAGACAGCTGGGGTGACATTCGAATGA